The Polypterus senegalus isolate Bchr_013 chromosome 1, ASM1683550v1, whole genome shotgun sequence genome includes a window with the following:
- the marveld1 gene encoding MARVEL domain-containing protein 1, which produces MPPPPEVRSTRLSANKDFAKSFVGILRVLQIALGAGLWITIATNKYDGSIHFVLFVAVVFWLLTLAIYIITLLDKQNLVFFLGGDRWLLSNAVHDLLATVLYSVSLGIMIYKTEKMSYCTLQRYKHFCLYKVYLIASVFAGLSAVAYLITAVYNTYRKCKGNNTVI; this is translated from the coding sequence ATGCCCCCTCCGCCGGAGGTGAGGAGCACCAGGTTGAGTGCTAACAAAGACTTTGCAAAAAGCTTCGTAGGCATTCTGCGGGTCTTACAGATCGCTCTGGGAGCCGGCCTTTGGATAACCATCGCGACCAACAAATATGATGGCTCCATCCACTTCGTGCTTTTTGTGGCGGTGGTCTTCTGGCTCCTAACATTGGCGATTTACATCATCACGCTTCTGGACAAGCAGAATCTTGTGTTTTTCTTGGGTGGGGACAGATGGTTGTTGAGCAATGCCGTACACGACCTGCTGGCCACCGTGCTATATTCCGTGTCGCTGGGCATCATGATCTACAAAACGGAGAAGATGAGCTACTGCACCCTGCAGCGGTACAAGCACTTCTGTCTCTATAAGGTGTACCTCATCGCCTCAGTCTTTGCTGGACTCAGCGCAGTGGCGTATCTCATCACGGCCGTTTACAACACTTACAGAAAGTGCAAAGGGAACAACACTGTTATTTAG